Below is a genomic region from Neurospora crassa OR74A linkage group VII, whole genome shotgun sequence.
GCAATCTTTCTAACTGATTGCGGTTCCGAGGAAGTTTGGATTTTAGACATGGTGAGTGACCACGATAGTAATTGGATTATTACAACTTGGGTCACCTGGCATCAAGTACACGATGTCTGACTGGGGCTGGTTCCATGATGTGTGTTTCCGTTTTGGGGATGGTGGAGAAAACTGAATGAGATGCGGGCTTAACGCGAACACTGCGAGTTGTGGCCGGTTGTTTGATAGGCGAGTAACGCACTGGCATAAAGCATTGCGGGGTTGAACGAAACCCAAATTCGCAATCCTCAGGTTCCGAAAGGGAGTGGCGCGCAATTCCACGGTATAACGTATCGTATGTATATGGGAATTGCAAAGTGATCAGAATtgcatatatatatatttatatatatatatataaaagaggGAGCCAACGCCGTACTTCCACTTGCGCATATTGTGATTATTACCTCCTATGTAGTAGAATTACCGTATGAACTCGGGTGGTTAGACTAACAACTTTCTGTGAAATCAAGCATGGTGTGTAAATCATGCTGCAACATTCATGACCACCAGAGATGCACGACGGTGGTGATATTCAATGTCTCCGATCTCTTTTTTTGAAAGACAGGTAAAAGTGAGGATATTAGAAGAATCAAATTTGCAGTGCTCCGGGGTGGTAAGACTTCTCCCCTACTATAAGTCATTTTGGCGAGCATTGATTGCACATATTCGGGTAATATGCGTAAGCATTATGCCCGGTCTCTGTGCGTGGCCTATCGCTACATACATATTGAACCCCCACTTACACTACAcaatgtacactacatatcgCGTGCTTCGACAACTGCCCGTACCCATCGGCCTTACGAGCTTCCAAAGTCTGCAGGAAGGGGGTTTGTGTCGGCGAGGTCCGAATCCGGTTGCGGTCGCACTGGGCGGGTTACAAAGTGAGAAGAAGTGTGACAAAGTGTGATTGCCGTGAGGTCAGGCGGCCGCGATGGGTTGGGCCGATTTGATGGCATTCGGGAACCATGGCAGTCGCGTGGACGACTTCCGGGTTGGGGATGCGGGATGCGACTGTGTTGTGATTATATCCAAAGGGCGCACGGCTGGAGAACAtgccggggggggggggaggaacTTGTTCTTGATGGTTGGTTGTGAGACCCGAAATCGCATCATGATGGTTTACGATGGCACCAGCCCCAGAGGTGGTCCGCAGTCAAGGTGGCAATAAATCCACGGGAAAGGAAAGCCGGGGGGAATGGACagccggggggggggggggcgatGTTTATCGGCGGTTGCGCCGTCTGCGGGCGACGACGGTTTGCCCCGGTCGTTGTGTTATTCGATTTCCCCGGTCTAGACGGGTCGTCGACTGCTGGAACAAATGCCTGTCACACATGGATGATGCTGGTCCAGCGGCACCGATGAATTTGGGGAAAAAGGTTTTTTGTGGAAGATGTGCAACCCGGACGAGAATCCGGAGATGCAGCGGCGTTCAGTTGTGACGAATACCGAATTATTCACACATGTTACAAACACTTTTGAATCTTATCTCTCGGACAGCCAACCCAGCCATTCAGAGCCCTTTAGCACGACACCACCAAACCTCTAGCGCTCTTCAGTGAAGACGTTCCAAGAACTTCCTTGGCAATGCAAGCTAGGTTGTCAAGCCGTCGCCAACGGACCAGCAACTGGGGCCAGTCTAGCGCTCGCCATCTTGAATAGATTTCCTTTTCTGTCTGGCCTTGTGTGCCCGATTGGGAACCAGAGCAGTTCATTGCAGAATACCCCAGCCTCAAGTCACAACGAGCAATAACAATGATTGATCGGAGGAGCAAACTGAAGAGGCAGGATGGGCTCAACGGAACTCGAGAGGGTTCTGAGAGTGCATCGATCCAAGTGATGGTGCAATTGCAACGGAACCACCTCAGAGTGGACAAAGTGGAATGCTGGTGAGAAAATGGCCTGTTCACAATGCATCATCCCGCTCCAAAAGACTGCCCCAGTGTGGTGATCAAGGACGAATGCAGCTCTTCCCTCCGGCTCTCGGGGGTATTGTCACTCTGTAGTGACACCTTAGCACAAATCTAGTGCTATTCCCATGTCCAAGAGCTACCACGCTACTCCGTCCATGGGCCACGAACACGGGGCGGGGCAAGCGGAGGTCGCCGCACAAAGAGACTTGATTGGTTGAAACGAGGTGGGATATTTTTCCTATGCAGCCTGTTCTCCAATTTTCGGCAGCTTGTGAAAAAGTGGGCTGCTGCCGAAGGTGTGCCTTTTGCAGCAAAAGAGAGCCAACTGTTAACCACAAACAGTGATAAATCTCGCGCCGCCCTCACTCCCCCGTTGTCCGCTACAGTCCCGTCCTGGCCGCGAGTCTCGAGAGTCGAGTCCAAACTAACTTCAACCCCCCCTTTGGTCCCATCTCCTCCGCCCCGGCCGCTGCCTATTGTCCGTCCAACCGTTCGAAACGTAGCCGACACATTCTCGCCAACCGTTCCTGCCCGCCCCTTCGACCTCCATCCGCTGTCCACAACCGCATCGTCACACTGCCTGTcgtcttgtcttttttttttggtggaATACCCAAATAAAAAACAACACCCGCAGTTACCCACTTGACTTATAGCCCCTGAAAAACGAGAAAATTCGTCAACCGGTCCAGTCGACAGACTACCTCCAGCTTtcccgcctccgcctccgagTGCAGCCCTACACGAGTTACCGTTGTCACCGTttcccaacaccaacacaccCAACCCTCAAAATCGCAACCATGTTCGCCGCCACTAGAGTCCTCCGCCAGGCTGCCGCTCACGCTGAGCGTGTTCCTTCCATCAAGTTCATCGGTCGCAGAACCATTCCCAGTACGTTCCTCCCTGCCCTGCGCCTCCGAGCATTCCGGTGTGGTGCATCTGCCATTTTGACTCGCGAACCTTGGTGTTCTTTTCGGATGACGTGCTGACAGCCTGCTCCTTGTCCAACAGCTTCCGTCGACCACACTCCCAAGCCTCACCCTGCCTCTCCCACCCACTCGCTCCCGGCCAACTGGGGctcttccccctccttcaGTGCCTACCGCCAACACGCCCAGCAGCACGGCCCTCTTCGCAAGACCATCCGCCCTGATGTCGACGGCATTGGTGGCTCCCCCGGTGCCGCTCTCGGCTCTGTCAACCCTCCCCAGGGTCTTTACTTTGACCGCAACGACCTCCCCGCCCGCTTCCGTCGCCAGCCCCTCACCGAGGCCGAGATTGAGGCTATTGAGTCCGGCTGTGGCTTTGCTTAAACGGGAGAGAAATGAATCAACATGGACTAGACAGTTCGTTTACCAAAATCGATATCGAGTCCGAAACGACCGACACAACGCAGCGATCCTTTGAGAATTGCCAATTCCGCCCCATTGACCTGGGAATGGGCCTACACTTGAGATTCCCCATCATCTAAAGCTATCTATCCCTATTGCCCCCTCACACACATGACACACACACAGCGTATGATCACCCATGCTTCACGCGATTTTGAACCGAGCAAAGTTTGCATATCAGATTATTTATGAACGACACTGCATTGGCGTTCAAGAAACAAACTAAAAACTCACCGGGGTTTGGCTTTAGAACTACACGTTGCGGCTTTTGGTCTGCATGGCACGGTGTTAACGGATCGGTGGGGGAGAACGTCGTCCAAAGGAGGCCGGGCCTTGTCCGGACATCCGGGCTTGAGTGACCGGGGAACGGATGCAGGTCTTGTGTATATAGTCAGTGCAACGGGCGACTCCCGAAGCCGGGGCGAAATCCCCGCGTTGGTTGTCAGCCCGCGAGCCCAGAATAACATATAAACACTATGAACACCAACCGCTGCTCGTATCTGGTCTGCAAATGCCGAGAATGACGACATGCGAGACAAAGAGATTTACCATGCCGTTGTTTGGACGTAGAATTGCTGGGAACTACCGGTCTTGAGATTTACATAATTGAGCCACGCCATATGTGAACATTGGCCTGTGACCCGCGCTGTGTCGAGGCCTTAACCATCAAgaccggaaaaaaaaaaaaagcatcgTCAACACCGATTGCTCAGGGTTAGGCAATCACCTCGGCATGCTCGGAAGCGCCCAGCTCATAGCACATCTCATCATGGGAATGCATATGATATGTGACGTCCAAGTAAAATCCTctagtgtactatgtactGCGTACAGGCGACATTTCGGCTTCTACGGAGATGACCTCACATATGAGAAACAGAAGCAGCAAGCGGACTGTGACGGGGAAAGTGATCAGCCCTGCGAGATTGCCGGCCGGGGGACTTTGAATTGATTCGATGCCATGTGCCCATGTGCTGAGTTCACCTGCAATCACCCACTGCACCACCGGTGAGGACGCGGGAACTTAGGTGGTGGGGGCCGGGCTCCTGGGGAACAAGGTCTCTGACAGCTCCCGTGTCAGCTGCCAAACAACTGGACAGGAGGGACCGGCCAATTGATCGCCCAAGCCCCGCTAAAAAGTTGAACTTGCGTTGTTGAAGAGGGGAGCTCCCGGCAACCTCCACTGCGCTGACGAATTGAGGACGATAACGGCGCCGGACCCAATCGGGAGCTCGGTGATTCTTCTCACTTTACTTGCAAAGCTCAGTTCCCCGGTCCCAGCAACTTGTTTGTTTGGACCTTGACGACGAGCAAAAAAACCACCTTTGAACGAATTGTCGCAAAGCCAAAACCCGAGACTGCCCTCATCTGAACTCGTCGACATCGTCGCATCCCGATTGTAGACGAGGATCCCTGCTATCCTTATACACCTCACGACCtacaacgacgacaagaaGAACCCTTGCCGATAGTCACAACTTTATTACAACCATCGAGATGAAGGAAATGGCAGGACAGGCCGGCGCCGGCAGTGAGGACAAGTGCCCCGTCGACCACAAGACGCGCGAGCTCTGGTTGCAACAAGCAAAGCAGGCAAAGGCCGCACAAGAAGCTGCGGCCGCGGCGGGTGGCTCGACGGCACCATCGCCAGAAAATGCCTTTACCACGCCAGTAGTACCAGCACCACAGCAACCACCAACACAGACTCCGATCCCCCAGCCGGCGCAACAAACAGCAGTTCCCGCAGCGCTTCCTACctcgcaacaacaacaacaatcatcatcatcatcatcctggTCCTCATGGCTCCCCTtcatgtcttcttcttccggctCCACAACAaccggtgccgccgccgccgccggtgctACTCCCCAGCTTAACCTCGGCGAACACCGCGAaatctcctccatcccccGCGCCGCCACCACGGGTCCCTCCGCCTGCCCCTCCAACGCCGAGCAAGAAACGGGCGCCGACACCTCCACCGGCAACTGGGTCTACCCCTCGGAAAAGCAATTCTACGAGGCCATGAAGCGCAAGGGCCACGACGGCGCCAGCGCGGCCGACATGAAGACGGTCGTGCCCATCCACAACGCCGTCAACGAGCGCGCGTGGGCCGAGATCCTGCGGTGGGAGAAGCCCTTTACCGGCGAAGCATGTGGATGCGCCGAGGGCCCCAAGCTGCAGAGCTTCATGGGCGAGAGCAAGCGGATGACGCCCAAGGCGAGGCTGAACACCTTGTTGGGATACACGGCGCCGTTTGATCGGCATGATTGGATTGTGGATCGCTGTGGCACGAGGGTGGACTATGTGATTGACTTTTATGCGGGGAGGAATAACGATAGGGCCGGGGCGGGGAAGCTGAACTTTTATCTGGATGTGAGACCCAAGTTGAACACGTGGGAGGGGGTGAAGATGAGGGCGTTGAGGTTTGTGGGGATGAACTAGGGTGAAGTGAAGGGGTGGGTGTATAGATGACGGCGAGTGGGATTGTTGAATAGGTCTGAATATGGAGGAGACTTGGTACATAAGATAGAGAGATCTTACTGGACTTGTAAGACATGTATGTTTCGttgtattattagtactggTTGGTTTAACATTGCGTCTCGCTCATGTTTGGCATATAAACGGCCGTCCAAATGGCGCTTCAGGATacaagaaaagggaaaggttcGATAGAGAAGGATAGACATGGGAAAATCGCTGCATAGAGTCTACTTtcctgatgatgatggtcgCTCTTTGGTGTTGGATCTAAAGATTACATATCACTTCAACTTTGTAGATGTCTTGTTACTGTTTATGTATCCGGCTGTTCCGAGTGGAAGATCAAATGTCTTCCCACCTGCCCAGTCCAGTAATATCTCAATCCTTCTTGGACACCTGTGGTTGTCGAATAAGATCTTTTTCAGATGGGATTGGAACTGGAAAGGAGGGACCACATGTTAGCAAAGGGAACAAGACGGACGAGAAATCATCATGTAGTCAGCCAGCCACACATACCTTTCTTCCCATCCCCGACCCTCACCCTCACAGGCGATCTCGTTTCCAACGCATTCGTCTCCGGATCCCACCCAGCAGCCGCCAGCGCCGCAAAGACGGTTCCTTTCTGCTCCTCCGACGTATATCCCAGCAGCGGCACCTCGTTCTCATAATGGCTCTCCAGCCCATCCTTAAGGGCCGAGTCAAAGTGATAGGCGTGATTAACGGCATCAAACCAGGCCTCCAACGGACTATTTGCACGCGCACTTGAActcattttcttttccccctcctcctccttcaacgcAATCCTCATACGAAAACTCCCTCCCCGATGACAAATCCCCATAAAATACCCTTCCATCTCAAACTCATAGCTATGATACCCTCCCTTCCACCCCGCCAAAGCCTTCACATCCCCATACGTCCCAAACTCGCACGTACCCGTATACTCCCCCGACTTACTCGCCATCCTACCAAACCCCGTccatccccctccccttccccatccccatcctaTCCGCAACTGCAGGATACTCTCCCTTTTACTCACCTCCTCCGGCCCCAACACCCTCCCCGTTTCCAACCAactcctcaccaccatcgtCGCCCGCTGCCTATTCAGCGTTCGTAACCTGACACACCTCACCCCCCGATAATTCATCAACAAATGCACCCCCAGCAAtcccaccatcaacacccaCACCACCAGTCGATCCTGCACCACTTTCACCACCAAACTCCCCACCAACATACCCAAAAGACTCACCACCGTCTCCTGACTTGCCTCCTTGGCATTCAACTCCCCCAAACTGCTTCGCTGCGTGACAAAATGCGCCGACAAACTCGCCTTGCTCGCCCCCGCCGCAACACCGCACCAACTCCTCAACACCCCACTACCCACAACCACCCCCAACTTCAATCCATACCTCGTCtcccccatcatcatcaccggcaTCAGCAAATCCAACAGTTGCGCAGCATCGTTCAGAACATCAGCCAGAAATCTAAAAAATTTACATTCGGGCTCGATGGCGGTCCCGAGCCGGTGGGCGAATAAGATGGTGGCAAAGCGGGAGATGGTGTCGCTGGTGATTTTGAGAATGAGCGCTGCCGTGGGGGACGAAGAGGCGTCTCCCACCCCCAGGCCTTCGAGGACGGCGCGGTTGGCGAGTAAAGACGAGATGCTGCTGAAAAAGGCTTGGAGGGAGTCGTAGGTTTGGTAGGGGAGGTAGTCGGGGGTTACGGAGTGGGGGTAGCCAGCGGGGAGGAAGGCGTTCAGGAGGGCGTGGAGGGGGGCAACTTTGGTTTGGTGCTGTGTGAGAGTTAGGATTGGATGAGTTGGGGGTGGAGCTAAAGTaggtgaggtaggtaggtaggtagagtagggatgatgtgatgatggtgataaTGGGGGGGTGTACTTGATTGAGAAGGGTAGAACAGGATAAGggcggatggatggatggatgggactAATGGATAGATTGATTGATGacaagatggatggagagaGATGGATCAAGTAAGTACATACAGCCTTTAGACTCTCCCGTGATTCACCGTTATATGTGCAGAGCACGTTGCCCGCCGGATCAATGTCGTAGATGTTCCTGCTCATCCTCTCGATTGCTGTCTACATCAACGAAGCTCTGGTATCGTTGGTTGTCGAAACCGTTTGTCCAAGAGAAGGGAGCTGTGCGCGGGTTGTGGCAAATAGTTGATCGGTTAAAGGTGTGCCAGAAGATACAATTATTTAGCCAGAGTTACCAACCGGTTTTTCTTCTCCTGATAATGCAATGGCGCGTAAGATAGCCCAAAGCTGCGTTATGTTGCGTTGTACATGAGCGTGCAGTGCGCGTCTTGAATGGTCGCGAAAGGGATGGCGCCAAGCGATGGTAAAACCCCCCTTTGGCCATATCCTGACGTAAGGCCGTGCCGTGATTGCTGTATGTGTTATAAGCCACCGACATTAAGGCTCAAGTCCGCACGCCATAAACTGGACATCGATCGGGGCCCCTTTTAGATATCTTAGAACCTCCTTACTATAGACTTGGAGGTGCTATACCCTGTATCGACAGTCAGTAGTTCTAGAGGAATAGATACGGAGGAGGTTAACATAAGCACCAAGTATAACCGAAGAAGGAACGGACAGGGTTTGCGTCCATCTTTGCCATTGCAACAGCCTGCTAGCCTTTTCAGACATTGGCCAATACTGTCTGTCCTCCAGGGACATTTAGCCAGCCATGTCTGTATCATGATATGTCCATAGCTTCTCGCTACCTTGCCCTTCCTTGGTAGTGTGTCCACAGCCGGGTATGTACATTATTAGGTCAATATTTCTCCAGTATTAAAATCCAACCTGCGCAGCAGCTTACGCGTTATGCTTCTCTTTCAAACCCATCTCCTCTAAGAAGAGCTCTTGACCGGAGTGCCATCCTCAGCCACCAGGTACTCCTGTGTCGCAACCGGACCCTCGCCGACACTGGTCATGATCACACGGCTGACGCCGTTCTTGAGCAAGCCGACAACACTCTCGTCAAAGGACGCGTTGGCCTTGAGGCCCTCAACGGCGGACGCCTTCCAGCCATCCACCTTGCTAAGGACGCTGTAGAGGTTGCCAACAACGGCCTCGGTATCCTGCTCGAGATAGTAAATGACGGCGTTCGGGCCGGCATCGAAAGTGTAAGCGGCAACGGACCGGCCAGCAGCCGCGTTGATGGCCTCGACAGCGCGAATGGCGGCGCGCGAAACGTCGTTCATGTAGAAGATGGGAGGATAGGTGTCAGCGCAGGTAGCGTGGAAGGAGTTGGAATCGCGCATGGTGACCTCAGCAAACGCGGCAAAGTCGCGCTCGGCAATCGCCTTCTCCATAATCTCCATGTTTTTGGGAACGACCGACGTGATGCGCTCCTTGAAGAGACTCGAGGTGGCAACCGTCTGCTGCATGCCCGAGGTCGAGCTGACACCCTTCTTGGCGGCAGACGCGACGAGGATCAGGGCGCGCATCTCGGGCCAGTGCGAGGCCTCGGCAACCTGGTCGGCCATGGAATCGCTGCCATCAGCAGCCTCACCCATGCGCCAGGCAACATAACCGCCAAACAGACTGCGGCAGGCGGAGCCGGAGCCCTGGCGGGCGATCAAGCTCAGCTCCGAGGGGGAGGCAGGAAGCTCGTAGAGGTTGGCGATAGCCCTCACAAAGGCAGCGAAGCCAGCAGCGGACGAGGCGAGACCGGCAGCGGTAGGGAAGTTGTTCTCGGAGACGATGCGCAGAGGCATGGTGGAGAGCTTGGGGAGCGAGGGGTCGGCAGCCTCGAGGGCGGCACGACGGGCGCGCAGCTCACGGAAGCAGGCCTGGGGGCGAGCGCCAGACACATCAGAGGGCTCGCCATTGAGAAGAAGGGAGTCGCCTTCGGGGTACGAGGCCGAAcaggaggcggtggtgagggtgcGGAGATCGGCCTGGGAGAGAGTGACGGAGAGAGAGCTGTTGGTGGGGAGGTTGAGCTTGGTGTCGCGCTTGCCCCAGTACCTGGAATTACGGGGGTCAGTTCAGATGCTCCTCTCCACGTGTTCGTCCGAAGTATCAATTGAGTATTAGGGAAAGTTGGGCTGACTTGACGACGGCAATGTTGACGGGGGCCGTGGTGCTGGCGCGGTAGACCTTTTCGGAAGCCATTATGAATATGTTATAGGATTATACGGGGGGGGTATCGTTAGAGGCGTATGGAAAGAACAGGTCACAAAGAAGAAGTAAGAGAAAGGACAGAAGGGCAATGTCGCGATGGTGGTTgcttggtggttgttggtcaGCGGGCGGTCAACAAAGAAGTTGGGAAATGAAGCTGGAGAGACCAAGACCCCCTTTCAACTGTGTTCCCCCAGCAACAGCTCTGCATCGCAGCACTCTGGCGGGGCTCTCCAGCGGGGCAGAGGTGGGGTCATTGAACCTGGGCTCCAGCTAGTACAGCTACAGGTAGATTTGGAGCTCTGCCTGCCGCCAGAGGACCCTGAACGCGCCAAGCTAGAGTGAGCTAGCGCCGCCTCAAGGGCATCGGCGGCCTGGCCCGTccccgtctccgtctccgtctccgtctccgtcatGGCCCGAACCGCCCGCTTTCTGACCTCTGCCGTGTGCCGCATCCATCACCGTCTCAAGATGCCGACATCTGATTTCTGCCACGAACTCTCTCACTCTGCCACGAAGAAACCTGATTTTAGGATTCTATTCAGCCCACCTGTCTCATCACTTGGCAGTTGATATGCCTTCCACGTACTTACTCATCGTCCTCACTCAACCTCACCCAACATTAATCATGTGCATATGGATCACATTTCTGTCCACGCCAATGTCACAACCAGACATCACGACGCTCATCCGAAATTCATGGGTAAGGGGTTATAGTGACATGGTGTCTAGGAGTCCGAGTCTCACTCTTGTCAACAAAGCTATGTCTTGTCTTTGGTCTCGCCGGCATGTCGATGTTGATTCACGAACCCACAAGTGGACGGCTGCAGATCCAGCAATGACTAC
It encodes:
- a CDS encoding cytochrome C1 heme lyase, yielding MKEMAGQAGAGSEDKCPVDHKTRELWLQQAKQAKAAQEAAAAAGGSTAPSPENAFTTPVVPAPQQPPTQTPIPQPAQQTAVPAALPTSQQQQQSSSSSSWSSWLPFMSSSSGSTTTGAAAAAGATPQLNLGEHREISSIPRAATTGPSACPSNAEQETGADTSTGNWVYPSEKQFYEAMKRKGHDGASAADMKTVVPIHNAVNERAWAEILRWEKPFTGEACGCAEGPKLQSFMGESKRMTPKARLNTLLGYTAPFDRHDWIVDRCGTRVDYVIDFYAGRNNDRAGAGKLNFYLDVRPKLNTWEGVKMRALRFVGMN
- a CDS encoding diphosphomevalonate decarboxylase gives rise to the protein MASEKVYRASTTAPVNIAVVKYWGKRDTKLNLPTNSSLSVTLSQADLRTLTTASCSASYPEGDSLLLNGEPSDVSGARPQACFRELRARRAALEAADPSLPKLSTMPLRIVSENNFPTAAGLASSAAGFAAFVRAIANLYELPASPSELSLIARQGSGSACRSLFGGYVAWRMGEAADGSDSMADQVAEASHWPEMRALILVASAAKKGVSSTSGMQQTVATSSLFKERITSVVPKNMEIMEKAIAERDFAAFAEVTMRDSNSFHATCADTYPPIFYMNDVSRAAIRAVEAINAAAGRSVAAYTFDAGPNAVIYYLEQDTEAVVGNLYSVLSKVDGWKASAVEGLKANASFDESVVGLLKNGVSRVIMTSVGEGPVATQEYLVAEDGTPVKSSS